GGACCTGCCGGGCTTCGGCCGGTCCGGGATGCCGGACCGCGAGGAGTTCGACTACACCTTCGCGCACATCGCCGAGGTCATCGACCGGTTCACCGAGGAGATCGGGCTCGACCGGTACGCCATCTACGTGTTCGACTACGGCGCGCCGACCGGTCTCCGGCTGGCGACCATGCACCCGGAGCGGATCACGGCGATCATCTCGCAGAACGGCAACGCCTACGAAGAGGGCCTGAGCGACGGCTGGACGCCGATCCGCGCCTACTGGGAGGACCGGTCGCAGGCCAACCGCGAAGCGCTGCGCACCTTCCTGTCGCCGGAGATGGTGGCGTGGCAGTACACACACGGCACCCCCGAGACCGCGACGGTCTCCCCGGACGGATACAGCCTCGACAGCTACTACCTCGCGCGCCCCGGCGCCGACGAGGTGCAGCTGGACCTGATGGGCGACTACAAGTCGAACGTGGAGCTGTACCCGGCCTTCCAGGAGTACTTCCGCAAGCACACGCCGCCGCTGCTCGCCGCGTGGGGCCGCAACGACCCCTTCTTCCTGCCAGCCGGAGCCGAGGCCTACCGCCGCGACAACCCGAACGCCACGGTGCGCTTCTTCGACACCGGCCACTTCGCGCTCGAGACGCACGCCGACGAGATCGCCGCCGCGATCCTCGATTTCCTGGCTGACGCAGGACTCTAAGGTACTTAGGAGCCAGTCATGACCAGCGAGACCATCACCGTCGTGGTCCGCTGACGTCGCTGGATGACGACGCTGGATGACGATGTGGCGGCGCTCGACCCCGCGATGGTGAAGGGCGACGTGGCGATGCCCGATCGCGTAGTCGAGCACGATGACGGGCCGGTTGTGGCGGCAGGGACGCTACTGGGCGCCAGCATTGGTCGTAGCCGGGTTGCGGACGTTCGCGCGCTGGTTGAGGAGCAGACGTGGCTGCGCGGTGTACCGGCCGGGGCGTGGGACGCGATGGGGGAGGAGGGCAAGCAGGCGTACTTCGAGCACTTCCGGACGCACTATCCGGCGCGGCGGATCGGTACCTCGCAGGACATCGCGGACGCCGTGCTGTTCGCGATGACGAACCCGTTCCTCACTGGCGTCACGTTGCGTGTTGACGGCGGAGAGCCGCTGACCTGAGCTGACGAAGCCGAGGCGAGCCGGGTCGAGCCGAGCAGTGCCGAGCCGAGCAGTGCCGAGCCGAGCCGGGCAGTGCCGAGCGCCGCATCCGGCCTCATCAGGTGCGATGCGGAGGCGTACTCTGCGGTTCGTGATCCTCGAAGCCGCATATCTGCTGCCGGCCGCGGTGTGGACCGGCTCCATGACCTACAGCCTGGCCGTCGTGCAGCCGCGCAGTGCGCGGTTCTTCCGCGACGACGATCAGCTGGAGGAGTTCCTGACAGTCCTCGCGCACGGGAACCGCTGGCGCGTGCTGGCGATGGCGGGGGTGCTGATCGCGAGTGCCACGGCCATCATCGTTGCGTGTCCGTGGGCCGGGGCGCGGGTGGTCTACGGCATCGCGCTCGCGTTGGACGTGGCGGCGACGGCCGTGTTCGTGCACGTGTCGTGGCGCCACTGGCCGGCACGCGTCTTCGCCCTCCCGGAGGAGCGCCCGGACTTCCGGCGCCGGCTGAAGACGAGTGCGAGGGCGATCTGGCTGCTGGTCGGCGCCGGGTTCGTGCTCACGCTGGTGGCGAGCGTGGGGCGCGGCTAGGTGCGGGTGGTCGTCGCGGGATCGAGCGGGCTGATCGGCGGCGCGCTGTGTGCGGCATATCGCGAGGACGGCCACGACGTGGTCCGGCTGGTCCGCCGACCGACGCAGGCCCCTGATGAGGTGCAGTGGGATCCCGCACGCCTCGATCCCCGCCTCGTCGACCGCGCCGACGTCGTGATCAACCTGGCCGGCGCCTCGCTCGGCGACCGCCGCTGGAACGCCGACTACCGCGACCTGATCGCCGCCAGCCGCATCGACACCGCGACGGCGCTGGCCACGATGACGGCACGCGCCGCGGCACCACCGCGCGTCCTGGTCTCGATGTCCGGCATCAGGTACTACGGCGTCGACCGCGGCGACGAAGAACTCACCGAGGCGAGCACGCCGGGAACCGACGGGTTCCTGCCGCGCGTGACGTCGCAGTGGGAGGCTGCCACGCGGCCTGCCGCTGAAGTCGGCGTTCGCGTCTGCCACCTGCGGACGGCTCTCGTGTTGTCGGCCACCGGCGGCCTGGTGCCGCGACTGGCGACACCGTTCCGCTACGGCCTCGGCACCACGCTCGGATCGGGCCGGGCCTATTGGAGCTTCCTGACACTTCACGACACCGTCGCGGCCATCCGTTTCCTGGCCGAGCATCCGCAGACCGAAGGGCCCTACAACCTCTCGTCGCCGACACCGATCCGCGCGAGC
The sequence above is a segment of the Catenulispora sp. EB89 genome. Coding sequences within it:
- a CDS encoding TIGR01777 family oxidoreductase, whose translation is MRVVVAGSSGLIGGALCAAYREDGHDVVRLVRRPTQAPDEVQWDPARLDPRLVDRADVVINLAGASLGDRRWNADYRDLIAASRIDTATALATMTARAAAPPRVLVSMSGIRYYGVDRGDEELTEASTPGTDGFLPRVTSQWEAATRPAAEVGVRVCHLRTALVLSATGGLVPRLATPFRYGLGTTLGSGRAYWSFLTLHDTVAAIRFLAEHPQTEGPYNLSSPTPIRASDFTNALASALGKPAWLRLPVWALRVGVGQMGPEVLGSLRVLPERLTAAGFRFRDADIESALSAALRERPTSG
- a CDS encoding alpha/beta fold hydrolase, with translation MSNGVDYRSAEVDGLKVFYREAGPVDAPVVLLLHGFPTSGHMFRDLIPALAERYRVIAPDLPGFGRSGMPDREEFDYTFAHIAEVIDRFTEEIGLDRYAIYVFDYGAPTGLRLATMHPERITAIISQNGNAYEEGLSDGWTPIRAYWEDRSQANREALRTFLSPEMVAWQYTHGTPETATVSPDGYSLDSYYLARPGADEVQLDLMGDYKSNVELYPAFQEYFRKHTPPLLAAWGRNDPFFLPAGAEAYRRDNPNATVRFFDTGHFALETHADEIAAAILDFLADAGL